A part of Rhopalosiphum maidis isolate BTI-1 chromosome 3, ASM367621v3, whole genome shotgun sequence genomic DNA contains:
- the LOC113556926 gene encoding uncharacterized protein LOC113556926 has protein sequence MSSQQYDDMELTAEKELEALIVASQMESNFDIDKILNDKAKKRKFTKTNVKNLIKNVITNADVATMLRQTLDDNIDGNCLYEPKFTRAKIREMLNTYPTSAHQWSTNQQQSILSECTSLIEKEFPDDSEDEEYHPDKMFEEEEDEDDDDEFKLREINKSFESENDPETNDNKTIVDVNEKETIGMRTRSKFSLNDTPLEIIEQAFIPPDITEDMYDSACENDEWIEFLSEFTKPLELVQNDDGEDDPEYNVLGDDDFTNVDKEEFRIDKSVKVTRKEYNDLMNELNEFTESFLEFNGEETLETPTDIIEIDNDKNAVKPKNDGQSIPVHACIQNNYDWKSSTTSSTLNNKNAVKRTNCQLNPVFMLNCSNSKSITNCSTNNYAEPIEVATYNTQIDKQFNVSEFNNSLININEQLEKRSCILPLPTSKENSQLGIEQHNTNEDISVITNIVPQFVNISQVNIMTQKQIILFKQQLTQHVQLITQNYLLSSMSKKYQNNCRKFKAMLVQIKEFCKDKKYVPINIHPSLKFIRDWTEVVTREKDINNDYVVLPLHVKEFMLYYDKPVFIYPQLLPTRTYHHEIVNHPIGSSEEKLLVLKIDYIYKKLKESANTRAKHKKHNLSDLLPMILKTVHRRWFSHRTIRYLRQLITRQKNSFEMNVIKNYLIHGKIEESSYVIDIKALFSRKRLYECDVRKFPSSWKSIRNQLKLRK, from the exons aATGTAATTACAAATGCTGATGTTGCTACAATGCTGCGTCAAACTTTAGATGATAATATAGACGGAAATTGCTTATATGAACCAAAATTTACTAGAGCAAAAATAAG AGAAATGTTGAATACTTATCCAACTTCTGCTCATCAATGGTCTACAAACCAGCAACAATCTATCTTATCAGAATGTACATCATTGATTGAAAAAGAATTTCCTGATGATTCTGAAGATGAAGAGTATCATCCAGACAAAATGTTTGAGGAAGAAGAAGATGaggatgatgatgatgaatttaaattaagagaaattaataaatcatttgaatCAGAAAATGATCCTGAAaccaatgataataaaactatagttGATGTAAATGAAAag GAAACAATTGGAATGCGTACAAGATCAAAGTTTTCTTTAAATGATACCCCATTAGAAATAATTGAACAAGCTTTCATACCACCAGATATTACTGAAGATATGTATGATTCAGCTTGTGAAAATGATGAATGGATAGAGTTTCTTAGTGAATTTACAAAGCCTTTAG agtTGGTTCAAAATGATGACGGCGAAGATGACCCAGAATATAATGTTCTTGGTGATGATGATTTTACTAATG ttgataAAGAAGAATTTCGTATTGATAAATCAGTGAAGGTTACACGTAAAgagtataatgatttaatgaaTGAATTGAACGAATTTACTGAAAGCTTCCTCGAATTCAATGGTGAAGAAACATTAGAAACTCCTACcgatattatagaaattgatAATGATAAG aatgcTGTTAAACCTAAAAATGATGGTCAATCTATTCCTGTTCATGcctgtattcaaaataattatgattggaAATCAAGTACTACTAGcagtactttaaataataaa aacGCTGTTAAACGTACAAATTGTCAATTGAATCcagtttttatgttaaattgttcTAATTCAAAATCGATTACTAATTGCTCTACAAACAATTATGCAGAACCAATAGAAGTGGCCACTTATAACACACAAatagataaacaatttaatgtttcagagtttaataatagtttaattaatatcaatgaaCAGCTTGAAAAGCGTAGTTGTATACTTCCTTTACCAACATCTAAAGAAAATTCTCAGTTAGGCATTGAACAGCACAATACTAACGAAGACATTTCTGTGATAACAAATATAGTTCctcaatttgtaaatattagtcaagtaaatataatgacacaaaaacaaattattttatttaaacaacaacTCACACAACATGTTCaattaataactcaaaattacTTGTTAAGCTCAATGTcaaaaaagtatcaaaataattgcaGAAAATTTAAAGCTATGTTG gtacaaataaaagaattttgtAAAGATAAAAAGTATGTACCAATTAATATACATccttctttaaaatttattcgaGATTGGACTGAAGTTGTAACCAGAGAAAaagatattaataa tgacTATGTTGTACTACCATTACACGTGAAAGAGTTTAtgctatattatgataaacctGTGTTTATCTATCCTCAGTTATTACCAACAAGAACTTACCATCATGAAATTGTAAATCATCCTATAGGATCTTCAGAAGAAAA acttttggtattaaaaatagattatatttataagaagttGAAAGAAAGCGCTAACACTCGAGCAAAacacaaaaaacataatttatccgACTTGTTgccaatgatattaaaaactgtacaTAGGAGATGGTTTTCACACAGAACTATAAGATACTTAAGACAATTAATAACACGACAGAAAAATTCTTTTGAAATGAATGTTATTAAg aattatttaatacatggtAAAATTGAAGAATCTTCTtatgtaattgatattaaagCTCTCTTTTCGAGAAAACGTTTATACGAGTGTGATGTTCGAAAGTTTCCATCAAGTTGGAAATCAATTAGAAACCAATTAAAGTTaagaaaatag
- the LOC113555673 gene encoding anoctamin-5-like: MPPDDDDESARDRRNRSPPIPPPPTTRKAAAASFELQLKRAASRLGARVVGRLQKTIGEDRDDLSPPTAVPGTTTANEKQHNTAADVEFRIPSPPLPPSPMPNEQIENRNSSIKMHVERRTLNTVDFVLAYKRQRNIAENDSKLDDETERRKFYNELQAHGILVNVDDDPTCSLDAGRTCFALLQLSQRLLRCNCRCHTTNSSNSGEDKQNVFNSKDVNYQQYPNGNGNHEKHNEKLTSAQRAQIVWHILLQIGSGNQQDVNVMSLEQLLETDIISAAYPIHDGSIKLEKGEDVNNINDRRVLYEKWARPGLIIPRQWKSDENITALIRKYYGIPVAVYFCWLRYYTIWLVGPAIAGLVWFLYGLITTRSDVPTHDICNPKSQVADWILCPTRRCNISFCGFTRVLDTCGLYRWTSAATFDRPGAVVFAVFMSFWATAFQQLWATYARQMNERRDGETRTAFECCTDCSRSSAEKAPPRLPTRQSPATRSSAPQSRGPRRRYPAQQPSFAVHESIVRPTTVSRPDAERRSPALSVDAVRQWWTAKLSDALRALAFFATLATVAAVPILIVVYRGRAIGWLMMAVFHQDDSGGGGQSAAAANRNDDHHRQHSFFLLNYANSGDLSSWKAVVAAACATFVQLTAIVTVHRGYSGVAEWLTKYSYRSTYNPRYQSRYTVYMSCFDSANYYSSLIYIAFFKGRFVTGHGQHVDSSSKFTHFWPISMFRSVIHHIREDVCDPAAAGTGCVPELCTQLAIIMVGKQLIDNVIELTTPLALNVWRRWRAKESRRRNKLHGKLPDTIVETLKHPKQWQLDYQLEDTGSLGLYQEYSEMVIQYGFVVMFTTAFPLAPLCALLNNVLEQRLDAYKMVAAQRRPVPSYYCTNKNYINNVVRGHMTCCDNCNKLCTWTRVLKIMSFISVLYNAFMIAFTSDLLPRYVYSQISTGTLSSLDGYVAWSLSSKRNVTEYYYGKLENIDEPETCRYRGYGADADSEHNDYRKWQVLAARLTFVVIFEHGVIASIAALTYFIRKTSSKYKIHTESNVTIPSDDRLAAGASAVNGSSVGSAAVIYATDGSLAAAHDETEEERSRAFNSDPMAEPSIMVVVDMENDDQDKWTNHEDSPPSRKRRPEDTLQDSLRFAAT, from the exons ATGCCAccggacgacgacgacgagagCGCGCGGGACCGCCGAAACCGGTCGCCACCGATTCCTCCGCCGCCGACGACACGCAAGGCGGCCGCCGCGTCGTTCGAGCTGCAGTTGAAGCGCGCGGCGTCGAGACTCGGCGCGCGTGTTGTCGGCCGACTGCAGAAGACGATCGGCGAAGACCGCGACGACTTGTCTCCGCCGACGGCCGTACCGGGCACGACGACCGCAAACGAAAAGCAGCACAACACCGCTGCCGACGTTGAATTTCGAATACCATCACCGCCCCTACCGCCGTCACCGATGCCTAATGAACAAATcgag aaTCGGAACTCTTCAATCAAAATGCATGTTGAACGTAGGACACTAAACACTGTCGATTTTGTGTTAGCCTATAAAAGGCAACGAAATATCGCTGAAAACGATAGTAAACTAGACGACGAGACTGAAAGGCGAAAGTTTTACAATGAATTACAAGCACATGGGATTTTAGTAAACGTCGACGACGATCCAACG TGTTCACTAGATGCAGGCCGGACGTGCTTTGCCTTGCTACAGCTATCGCAACGACTCTTAAGATGTAATTGCCGGTGTCATACAACCAATAGTAGTAATAGCGGTGAAGATAAACAAAACGTTTTCAATTCGAAAGATGTTAATTATCAACAG TATCCAAATGGCAACGGTAATCACGAAaaacataatgaaaaattaacatcTGCTCAACGGGCACAAATCGTGTGGCACATCCTGCTCCAAATTGGTTCTGGTAATCAACAGGACGTGAATGTTATGAGTCTTGAACAACTACTTGAGACCGATATAATTTCTGCCGCCTATCCAATACACGACGGTAGTATTAAACTCGAAAAAGGAGAAGATGTAAACAACATCAATGACAGACGG GTTCTTTACGAAAAATGGGCTAGGCCAGGTCTGATCATACCCCGACAATGGAAATCCGATGAAAACATTACTGCTCTTATCCGAAAATATTACGGCATTCCAGTagctgtttatttttgttggcTTCGGTACTATACGATATGGTTAGTAGGTCCTGCTATAGCTGGACTAGTGTGGTTCCTATACGGATTGATAACGACTCGTAGCGATGTTCCAAC CCATGATATTTGTAATCCAAAATCACAAGTAGCCGATTGGATTCTGTGCCCGACTAGGAGGTGCAATATAAGTTTTTGCGGGTTCACGAGAGTATTGGACACTTGTGGGCTATACAGATGGACGTCAGCTGCGACTTTCGATAGACCGGGCGCGGTCGTGTTTGCGGTTTTCATGTCATTTTGGG CCACGGCGTTTCAACAGCTGTGGGCCACGTACGCTCGACAGATGAACGAACGACGCGACGGCGAAACGCGAACGGCGTTTGAATGTTGCACCGACTGTTCGCGGTCGAGTGCCGAAAAAGCTCCACCACGACTACCCACTCGGCAGTCACCGGCAACACGGTCGTCAGCACCGCAGTCTCGCGGGCCTCGTCGTCGCTACCCCGCGCAACAGCCGTCCTTCGCTGTCCACGAGTCCATCGTCCGCCCGACGACGGTTTCGCGGCCGGACGCCGAACGCCGATCGCCGGCACTCTCGGTGGACGCGGTCCGCCAGTGGTGGACGGCCAAACTGTCGGACGCGTTACGGGCGCTGGCGTTTTTCGCGACACTGGCCACCGTGGCCGCGGTGCCCATACTGATCGTCGTATACCGCGGCCGGGCCATCGGGTGGCTCATGATGGCCGTGTTCCACCAGGAcgacagcggcggcggcggacaGTCGGCAGCAGCGGCTAACCGCAACGACGACCACCACAGGCAACACAGTTTCTTCCTGTTGAACTACGCCAACAGCGGCGACCTGAGCAGTTGGAAAGCGGTCGTGGCAGCCGCGTGTGCCACTTTCGTCCAGCTCACGGCCATCGTGACCGTCCATCGCGGGTACAGCGGTGTGGCCGAATGGCTCACCAAGTACTCGTATCGCTCGACGTACAACCCGCGGTACCAGAGCCGTTACACCGTCTACATGTCTTGCTTCGATTCCGCCAATTATTATTCCAGCTTGATTTACATCGCTTTTTTCAAG GGTCGCTTCGTGACTGGACACGGACAACACGTGGATAGTTCATCTAAATTCACACATTTTTGGCCCATTTCTATGTTTCGGAGTGTAATACATCATATAAGGGAAGACGTTTGCGATCCCGCGGCTGCTGGGACGGGATGCGTACCAGAATTATGTACTCAATTGGCCATTATAATGGTGGGCAAACAGCTGATAGACAACGTGATTGAGTTGACGACACC GCTGGCTTTGAATGTATGGCGCCGATGGCGGGCCAAAGAGAGCCGCCGTCGAAATAAATTGCATGGAAAATTACCGGACACTATTGTTGAAACACTCAAACACCCAAAACAATGGCAACTCGACTATCAGTTGGAAGATACTGGATCTTTGGGCCTTTACCAGGAATATTCGGAGATGG tCATTCAGTACGGATTTGTGGTCATGTTCACGACGGCATTTCCACTGGCTCCGTTGTGTGCTCtattaaacaatgtattaGAGCAACGTCTTGATGCATACAAAATGGTAGCGGCTCAGCGACGTCCAGTTCCCTCCTACTACTgtaccaataaaaattatattaataatgtcgtCAGAGGACACATGACGTGTTGTGATAACTGTAACAAACTGTGCACGTGGACACGAGTGTTGAAGATTATGTCATTCATTTCGGTCTTATATAAC GCATTTATGATTGCATTCACCAGCGACCTGTTACCCCGGTACGTGTACTCTCAAATCTCGACCGGAACGCTGTCTTCGTTGGATGGCTACGTAGCTTGGTCTTTATCCTCGA AGAGAAATGTAACTGAATACTATTATGgaaaattagaaaacataGATGAACCTGAAACGTGTCGATACAGGGGATACGGTGCTGATGCTGATTCGGAGCACAATGACTACAGAAAATGGCAAGTGTTGGCTGCTCGATTAACATTTGTCGTGATATTTGAG CATGGCGTAATAGCATCCATCGCGGCCCTGACGTATTTCATCCGGAAAACATCCTCGAAGTACAAAATTCACACGGAGTCGAATGTCACAATCCCGTCCGATGACAGATTGGCCGCCGGTGCGTCGGCTGTCAACGGCTCCAGTGTAGGCTCTGCGGCCGTCATCTATGCAACAGACGGCTCTTTGGCCGCTGCACACGACGAGACGGAGGAAGAACGGTCTCGGGCCTTCAACAGTGATCCGATGGCTGAACCGTCGATCATGGTAGTGGTCGACATGGAAAACGATGACCAAGACAAGTGGACGAATCACGAAGACTCGCCGCCTTCCAGGAAGCGCCGTCCTGAGGATACTCTACAGGATTCGCTACGTTTTGCCGCGACTTGA